A stretch of the Notolabrus celidotus isolate fNotCel1 chromosome 3, fNotCel1.pri, whole genome shotgun sequence genome encodes the following:
- the lipca gene encoding hepatic triacylglycerol lipase, with amino-acid sequence MSMLKVLCCVLLTSHFNVGKKIKGHRGVDTDQRGVLRVNELHVSSSVFRLFLEGEDTCTLDPLQLHTLTSCGFNSSNPLIIITHGWSLDGMMESWVHRLATAVKTALKVNVVITDWLSLAHQHYPTAVQSTRTVGKDIAHLLQSLQVHFQYPVKKVHLIGYSLGAHISGFAGSYLEGSQKIGRITGLDPAGPLFEGMSSTDRLSPDDAEFVDAIHTFTHERMGLSVGIKQAVAHYDFYPNGGNYQPGCDLQDIYEHISTYGLLGFEQNVKCSHERSVHLFIDSLLNKDKQSMAYRCRDQSAFNKGVCLDCRKNRCNTLGYDIKKVHSGTSKRLYLKTGQRMPYKLYHYQFRIQFVNQMVGIEPYLTVALSGTKEESGDFNIDITETISGNQTFTFLITLDKDLGDLMMLKLRWEGSALWKKMWNRVQTFIPWGRGQKKPVLTVGHFKVKAGETQERTSFCAKTNDGQELEISQDKIFVRCNDHTSTKQRRRKHN; translated from the exons ATGTCCATGCTCAAAGtcctgtgctgtgtgctgttaACGTCTCACTTCAATGTGGGGAAGAAAATCAAGGGACACAGAGGAG TGGACACAGATCAGAGGGGAGTCCTGAGGGTGAACGAGCTGCATGTCAGCAGTTCGGTCTTCAGGCTGTTTTTAGAAGGTGAAGACACCTGCACACTGGACCCTCTGCAGCTGCACACGCTCACCTCCTGTGGCTTCAACAGCAGTAATcccctcatcatcatcactcacGGGTGGTCG TTGGACGGTATGATGGAGAGCTGGGTGCACAGGTTAGCTACTGCTGTGAAGACGGCTTTAAAAGTCAACGTGGTGATTACTGACTGGCTGTCCCTGGCTCACCAGCACTACCCCACAGCTGTACAGAGCACCCGCACTGTTGGGAAGGACATCGCTCACCTGCTGCAATCACTTCAG GTACACTTCCAGTACCCGGTTAAAAAGGTTCATTTGATTGGCTACAGCCTCGGTGCTCACATCTCTGGATTTGCTGGAAGCTATCTAGAGGGTTCACAGAAGATAGGAAGAATTACAG GTCTGGATCCAGCTGGGCCTCTGTTTGAAGGCATGTCTTCCACAGACAGACTGTCTCCAGATGACGCTGAGTTTGTTGATGCCATCCACACCTTCACCCACGAGCGAATGGGCCTCAGTGTGGGCATCAAGCAGGCTGTGGCACATTATGACTTTTACCCCAACGGAGGAAACTACCAACCAGGATGTGACCTGCAAGACATTTACGAGCACATAAGTACCTATGGCCTCCTAG GTTTCGAGCAGAACGTGAAATGTTCTCATGAGCGCTCTGTTCACCTCTTCATCGACTCGCTGCTgaataaagacaaacagagcatgGCCTACAGGTGCAGAGACCAAAGTGCTTTTAACAAAGGTGTGTGTTTGGACTGTCGGAAGAATCGCTGCAATACGCTGGGCTACGACATCAAGAAGGTCCACAGCGGCACCAGCAAAAGACTCTACCTGAAAACAGGCCAGCGGATGCCTTACAAAC TCTATCATTATCAGTTCAGGATCCAGTTTGTTAACCAGATGGTGGGGATCGAGCCCTATCTCACAGTCGCCCTCTCTGGAACAAAGGAGGAGAGTGGAGACTTCAACATCGATAT CACTGAAACGATTTCAGGTAATCAGACCTTTACCTTCCTGATCACCCTGGACAAAGACTTAGGTGATCTGATGATGCTCAAGTTGCGCTGGGAGGGATCGGCATTGTGGAAGAAAATGTGGAACCGGGTGCAGACCTTCATTCCCTGGGGCAGGGGGCAGAAGAAGCCAGTGCTAACAGTGGGACATTTCAAGGTCAAAGCTGGAGAGACACAAGAGAG